The following coding sequences lie in one Monomorium pharaonis isolate MP-MQ-018 chromosome 1, ASM1337386v2, whole genome shotgun sequence genomic window:
- the LOC118646149 gene encoding uncharacterized protein LOC118646149, with protein sequence MNSTTPKTIKKNRHRAGKRKRAKILKAQQKALERAFEEIENFVGYPLEHTPLPPPVTDAPPGRAISSFDLFQEDTVPLENYNQLTSNAPEIITLSDSDHDSPELEPLDPTAEYHSDAVAQIIIFPPEN encoded by the exons ATGAATTCCACAACACCTAAA ACCATCAAGAAAAATCGCCACCGCGCtgggaaaaggaaaagagcaAAAATCCTCAAGGCTCAACAAAAAGCCCTAGAGCGGGCTTTCGAGGAGATTGAAAATTTCGTGGGTTACCCGCTGGAACACACCCCCCTTCCTCCTCCAGTCACAGACGCTCCGCCAGGAAGAGCGATCTCTTCCTTTGATCTGTTCCAAGAAGACACCGTCCCTTTGGAAAACTATAACCAGTTAACGTCTAACGCGCCCGAAATAATCACGCTTAGCGATTCCGATCACGATTCTCCGGAGTTGGAACCTTTAGATCCAACTGCGGAATACCATAGCGATGCAGTAGCgcagattattatatttccgccagagaattaa
- the LOC118645926 gene encoding putative nuclease HARBI1, which yields MELIGQISDIEDIEDDFENVERVRIRKRYIRDGQNPFEFYNNLQFKKRYRFDKDSILYGILPKIEEGLAKINNRGLPISPVIQLLICLRYYATASFQLLLGDIMTVSQSTTSRIVFRISLLIASLLKEYIKMPQDQEMRNENRRLFNNLGKGNGAIGLPGVDGAIDCTHVRLVDTRFQNISEIYRNRKGYFSLNVQTVVGPRMEFLDIVPEWPGSAHDSRIFQNSLLCIRYIENQLDGGILVGDRGYPCLPFLMTPIPNPRTDEEMSYNDIQCRTRLIVERTYGVWKRRFPCLSRGLTTKLITSTTIVVACAVLHNMSLIFNDVLPDDDELYDYEEVPVHEPNNNAIDGFAAREAMIARMFN from the exons atggagTTAATAGGACAAATTAGTGATATTGAAGATATCGAAGATGATTTTGAAAATGTGGAACGTGTACGAATACGAAAACGATACATTCGCGATGGACAAAACCCTTTTGAATTCtacaataatttacaatttaaaaaacgctATAGATTTGATAAAGATTCCATTCTATATGGTATATTACCAAAAATTGAAGAAGGattagcaaaaattaataatcgtgGTCTGCCGATTTCACCAGtaatacaattgttaataTGTTTAAGATATTATGCAACTGCAAGTTTTCAG ctTCTTCTCGGTGATATAATGACCGTTTCGCAATCAACTACATCAAGAATCGTTTTTCGTATAAGCTTATTAATTGCCAGCTTGCTTAAGGAGTATATAAAAATGCCACAGGATCAAGAAATGCGAAATGAAAATCGacgattatttaataatcttggAAAAGGGAATGGAGCTATTGGTCTCCCTGGCGTGGATGGTGCTATTGATTGTACCCATGTAAGATTAGTGGATACaagatttcaaaatataagtGAAATCTATAGAAATAGAAAGGGATATTTTTCACTTAATGTGCAa ACTGTTGTTGGGCCCAGGATGGAATTTTTGGACATTGTACCAGAGTGGCCTGGTAGCGCACATGATAGccgaatatttcaaaattctttattatgtaTACGATACATCGAAAATCAGTTAGATGGTGGTATACTTGTTGGTGACAGAGGATATCCATGTTTACCATTTTTAATGACACCAATACCAAATCCTAGAACCGATGAAGAAATGAG TTACAACGATATACAATGTAGGACAAGACTAATAGTAGAAAGAACTTACGGCGTATGGAAAAGACGATTTCCTTGCCTATCACGAGGACTAACAACAAAACTTATTACGTCTACAACGATTGTTGTAGCATGTGCTGTATTACACAATATgtcgttaatttttaatgatgtgTTACCGGACGATGATGAACTCTATGATTATGAAGAAGTACCTGTACATGAACctaataataatgcaatagATGGATTTGCTGCTCGCGAAGCAATGATTGCTCGTATGTTTAACTGa